In one window of Larus michahellis chromosome 10, bLarMic1.1, whole genome shotgun sequence DNA:
- the LSMEM2 gene encoding leucine-rich single-pass membrane protein 2 isoform X6, protein MPREAGEDSMGKAEGAAPAEPGDPDSSEPGTISLRPVESISDLHWASGGHKGVEGNGPAPSRSLHRLPPRPTSPRPLPLLPTLRPMPAAGPCPCLGPSHPLLLALLGLLALASLVLATLAVYLSVLQSQSVRALAQWLESQEDDVRQLRVASRQLWARLNASAEPGGHR, encoded by the exons ATGCCCAGGGAGGCTGGAGAAG acAGCATGGGAAAGGCCGAGGGTGCAGCGCCCGCAGAACCTGGGGACCCTGACAGCAGTGAGCCTGGAACCATCAGCCTGCGCCCCGTGGAGTCCATCAGCGACCTGCACTGGGCCTCAGGCGGGCACAAGGGTGTAGAGG GCAACGGCCCGGCTCCCTCCCGCAGCCTGCACCGGCTCCCACCTCGCCCCACGTCCCCCAGGCCCCTGCCACTCCTGCCCACCCTGCGCCCCATGCCCGCTGCTGGCCCCTGCCCCTGCCTTGGCCCCAGCCAccccctgctcctggccctgctggggCTCCTGGCACTGGCGAGCCTGGTCCTGGCCACGCTGGCCGTCTACTTGAGTG tcctgcagagccagtCGGTGCGGGCGCTGGCCCAGTGGCTAGAGAGCCAGGAGGACGACGTGCGCCAGCTGCGGGTAGCCAGCAGGCAGCTCTGGGCTCGCCTCAACGCCAGCGCTGAGCCCGGTGGGCACCGCTGA
- the LSMEM2 gene encoding leucine-rich single-pass membrane protein 2 isoform X4 — MPREAGEDSMGKAEGAAPAEPGDPDSSEPGTISLRPVESISDLHWASGGHKGVEGNGPAPSRSLHRLPPRPTSPRPLPLLPTLRPMPAAGPCPCLGPSHPLLLALLGLLALASLVLATLAVYLSGRWHWGGVCARGTVGAPGHPSPACPHPLPAVLQSQSVRALAQWLESQEDDVRQLRVASRQLWARLNASAEPGGHR; from the exons ATGCCCAGGGAGGCTGGAGAAG acAGCATGGGAAAGGCCGAGGGTGCAGCGCCCGCAGAACCTGGGGACCCTGACAGCAGTGAGCCTGGAACCATCAGCCTGCGCCCCGTGGAGTCCATCAGCGACCTGCACTGGGCCTCAGGCGGGCACAAGGGTGTAGAGG GCAACGGCCCGGCTCCCTCCCGCAGCCTGCACCGGCTCCCACCTCGCCCCACGTCCCCCAGGCCCCTGCCACTCCTGCCCACCCTGCGCCCCATGCCCGCTGCTGGCCCCTGCCCCTGCCTTGGCCCCAGCCAccccctgctcctggccctgctggggCTCCTGGCACTGGCGAGCCTGGTCCTGGCCACGCTGGCCGTCTACTTGAGTGgtaggtggcactgggggggtgtgtgcgccAGGGGGACTGTGGGAGCGCCAggccacccctccccagcctgtccccatcctctccctgcagtcctgcagagccagtCGGTGCGGGCGCTGGCCCAGTGGCTAGAGAGCCAGGAGGACGACGTGCGCCAGCTGCGGGTAGCCAGCAGGCAGCTCTGGGCTCGCCTCAACGCCAGCGCTGAGCCCGGTGGGCACCGCTGA
- the LSMEM2 gene encoding leucine-rich single-pass membrane protein 2 isoform X5: protein MPREAGEADSMGKAEGAAPAEPGDPDSSEPGTISLRPVESISDLHWASGGHKGVEGNGPAPSRSLHRLPPRPTSPRPLPLLPTLRPMPAAGPCPCLGPSHPLLLALLGLLALASLVLATLAVYLSVLQSQSVRALAQWLESQEDDVRQLRVASRQLWARLNASAEPGGHR from the exons ATGCCCAGGGAGGCTGGAGAAG cagacAGCATGGGAAAGGCCGAGGGTGCAGCGCCCGCAGAACCTGGGGACCCTGACAGCAGTGAGCCTGGAACCATCAGCCTGCGCCCCGTGGAGTCCATCAGCGACCTGCACTGGGCCTCAGGCGGGCACAAGGGTGTAGAGG GCAACGGCCCGGCTCCCTCCCGCAGCCTGCACCGGCTCCCACCTCGCCCCACGTCCCCCAGGCCCCTGCCACTCCTGCCCACCCTGCGCCCCATGCCCGCTGCTGGCCCCTGCCCCTGCCTTGGCCCCAGCCAccccctgctcctggccctgctggggCTCCTGGCACTGGCGAGCCTGGTCCTGGCCACGCTGGCCGTCTACTTGAGTG tcctgcagagccagtCGGTGCGGGCGCTGGCCCAGTGGCTAGAGAGCCAGGAGGACGACGTGCGCCAGCTGCGGGTAGCCAGCAGGCAGCTCTGGGCTCGCCTCAACGCCAGCGCTGAGCCCGGTGGGCACCGCTGA
- the LSMEM2 gene encoding leucine-rich single-pass membrane protein 2 isoform X2 yields the protein MTALGLGGCSQCLPASSRRAVPREHRRWLPTPAQHRARVKARVSSRRGLVTTGVPRAGRAHAHALPLLPADSMGKAEGAAPAEPGDPDSSEPGTISLRPVESISDLHWASGGHKGVEGNGPAPSRSLHRLPPRPTSPRPLPLLPTLRPMPAAGPCPCLGPSHPLLLALLGLLALASLVLATLAVYLSVLQSQSVRALAQWLESQEDDVRQLRVASRQLWARLNASAEPGGHR from the exons ATGACAGCGTTGGGACTGGGGGGTTGCAGCCAGTGCTTGCCCGCCAGCAGCCGCAGGGCTGTGCCAAGGGAACACCGGCGTTGgctgcccaccccagcacagcacagggctCGAGTCAAAGCCAGGGTCAGCTCCAGGAGGGGTCTGGTCACCacaggggtgcccagggcaggcagggcccaCGCTCAcgctctgcctctgctcccagcagacAGCATGGGAAAGGCCGAGGGTGCAGCGCCCGCAGAACCTGGGGACCCTGACAGCAGTGAGCCTGGAACCATCAGCCTGCGCCCCGTGGAGTCCATCAGCGACCTGCACTGGGCCTCAGGCGGGCACAAGGGTGTAGAGG GCAACGGCCCGGCTCCCTCCCGCAGCCTGCACCGGCTCCCACCTCGCCCCACGTCCCCCAGGCCCCTGCCACTCCTGCCCACCCTGCGCCCCATGCCCGCTGCTGGCCCCTGCCCCTGCCTTGGCCCCAGCCAccccctgctcctggccctgctggggCTCCTGGCACTGGCGAGCCTGGTCCTGGCCACGCTGGCCGTCTACTTGAGTG tcctgcagagccagtCGGTGCGGGCGCTGGCCCAGTGGCTAGAGAGCCAGGAGGACGACGTGCGCCAGCTGCGGGTAGCCAGCAGGCAGCTCTGGGCTCGCCTCAACGCCAGCGCTGAGCCCGGTGGGCACCGCTGA
- the LSMEM2 gene encoding leucine-rich single-pass membrane protein 2 isoform X3 has protein sequence MPREAGEADSMGKAEGAAPAEPGDPDSSEPGTISLRPVESISDLHWASGGHKGVEGNGPAPSRSLHRLPPRPTSPRPLPLLPTLRPMPAAGPCPCLGPSHPLLLALLGLLALASLVLATLAVYLSGRWHWGGVCARGTVGAPGHPSPACPHPLPAVLQSQSVRALAQWLESQEDDVRQLRVASRQLWARLNASAEPGGHR, from the exons ATGCCCAGGGAGGCTGGAGAAG cagacAGCATGGGAAAGGCCGAGGGTGCAGCGCCCGCAGAACCTGGGGACCCTGACAGCAGTGAGCCTGGAACCATCAGCCTGCGCCCCGTGGAGTCCATCAGCGACCTGCACTGGGCCTCAGGCGGGCACAAGGGTGTAGAGG GCAACGGCCCGGCTCCCTCCCGCAGCCTGCACCGGCTCCCACCTCGCCCCACGTCCCCCAGGCCCCTGCCACTCCTGCCCACCCTGCGCCCCATGCCCGCTGCTGGCCCCTGCCCCTGCCTTGGCCCCAGCCAccccctgctcctggccctgctggggCTCCTGGCACTGGCGAGCCTGGTCCTGGCCACGCTGGCCGTCTACTTGAGTGgtaggtggcactgggggggtgtgtgcgccAGGGGGACTGTGGGAGCGCCAggccacccctccccagcctgtccccatcctctccctgcagtcctgcagagccagtCGGTGCGGGCGCTGGCCCAGTGGCTAGAGAGCCAGGAGGACGACGTGCGCCAGCTGCGGGTAGCCAGCAGGCAGCTCTGGGCTCGCCTCAACGCCAGCGCTGAGCCCGGTGGGCACCGCTGA
- the LSMEM2 gene encoding leucine-rich single-pass membrane protein 2 isoform X1, translating into MTALGLGGCSQCLPASSRRAVPREHRRWLPTPAQHRARVKARVSSRRGLVTTGVPRAGRAHAHALPLLPADSMGKAEGAAPAEPGDPDSSEPGTISLRPVESISDLHWASGGHKGVEGNGPAPSRSLHRLPPRPTSPRPLPLLPTLRPMPAAGPCPCLGPSHPLLLALLGLLALASLVLATLAVYLSGRWHWGGVCARGTVGAPGHPSPACPHPLPAVLQSQSVRALAQWLESQEDDVRQLRVASRQLWARLNASAEPGGHR; encoded by the exons ATGACAGCGTTGGGACTGGGGGGTTGCAGCCAGTGCTTGCCCGCCAGCAGCCGCAGGGCTGTGCCAAGGGAACACCGGCGTTGgctgcccaccccagcacagcacagggctCGAGTCAAAGCCAGGGTCAGCTCCAGGAGGGGTCTGGTCACCacaggggtgcccagggcaggcagggcccaCGCTCAcgctctgcctctgctcccagcagacAGCATGGGAAAGGCCGAGGGTGCAGCGCCCGCAGAACCTGGGGACCCTGACAGCAGTGAGCCTGGAACCATCAGCCTGCGCCCCGTGGAGTCCATCAGCGACCTGCACTGGGCCTCAGGCGGGCACAAGGGTGTAGAGG GCAACGGCCCGGCTCCCTCCCGCAGCCTGCACCGGCTCCCACCTCGCCCCACGTCCCCCAGGCCCCTGCCACTCCTGCCCACCCTGCGCCCCATGCCCGCTGCTGGCCCCTGCCCCTGCCTTGGCCCCAGCCAccccctgctcctggccctgctggggCTCCTGGCACTGGCGAGCCTGGTCCTGGCCACGCTGGCCGTCTACTTGAGTGgtaggtggcactgggggggtgtgtgcgccAGGGGGACTGTGGGAGCGCCAggccacccctccccagcctgtccccatcctctccctgcagtcctgcagagccagtCGGTGCGGGCGCTGGCCCAGTGGCTAGAGAGCCAGGAGGACGACGTGCGCCAGCTGCGGGTAGCCAGCAGGCAGCTCTGGGCTCGCCTCAACGCCAGCGCTGAGCCCGGTGGGCACCGCTGA
- the HYAL3 gene encoding hyaluronidase-3 isoform X3 — protein sequence MRGWDPEPGASPTGSRRHRMVLALVLWACLVLATAGGESPAPEPLAGGQPFAVVWNIPTGRCQRRFGVGLPLGDYGIMENQDSHFAGQNITIFYKNKFGLYPYLSRQGVPRNGGIPQRIPLDAHLARVARDIDHLLRPTFHGLAVVDWEEWRPLWAQNWGAKRIYRVASEQWVRDRHGLLPVQRRLKLARQEFEQAAQALMEETLLLGRTLRPGGLWGFYRFPDCFNTNWAKEANYTGQCRLVEVRRNNQLGWLWAASSALYPSIYLPPALPPALRHRYVHHRLREALRVANFGANGLLPVVAYSRLSFRRSPQFLELADLVHTIGESAALGAAGLVLWGDMSYSRSAESCASLRHYLVSTLGPYVANVTAAAWECSYGQCHGHGRCVRRQPHDLGSLLHLGPGTSPTAAFRCHCYRGWAGEGCAQRVKPGPATSCLSPTHDHSFYGHNNLPPADTCLPRGTWGW from the exons ATGAGGGGCTGGGACCCTGAGCCG GGTGCCAGCCCCACGGGCAGCCGGCGACACAGGATGGTGCTGGCGCTGGTGCTGTGGGCCTGCCTGGTGCTGGCCACGGCCGGCGGGGAGAGCCCAGCACCGGAGCCCCTGGCAGGTGGCCAGCCCTTTGCCGTGGTGTGGAACATCCCCACCGGCCGCTGCCAGCGCCGCTttggtgtggggctgcccctcgGTGACTATGGCATCATGGAGAACCAGGACAGCCACTTCGCCGGCCAGAACATCACCATCTTCTACAAGAACAAGTTCGGGCTGTACCCCTACCTGTCACGGCAGGGCGTCCCCCGCAATGGGGGCATCCCCCAGCGCATCCCCCTTGATGCCCACCTTGCCAGGGTGGCCAGGGACATTGACCACCTCCTGCGTCCCACTTTCCATGGCCTGGCCGTGGTGGACTGGGAGGAGTGGAGGCCCCTCTGGGCCCAAAACTGGGGGGCCAAGAGGATTTACCGGGTGGCCTCGGAGCAGTGGGTGCGGGACCGGCATGGCCTCCTGCCGGTGCAGCGGCGGCTAAAGCTGGCCCGGCAGGAGTTTGAGCAGGCGGCGCAGGCTCTGATGGAGGAGACGCTTCTGCTGGGCCGGACCCTGCGCCCGGGGGGACTTTGGGGTTTCTACCGCTTCCCTGACTGCTTCAACACCAACTGGGCCAAGGAGGCCAACTACACCGGGCAGTGCCGGCTGGTGGAGGTGCGGCGGAACAACCAGCTGGGCTGGCTCTGGGCTGCCTCCTCCGCCCTCTACCCCAGCATCTACCTGCCGCCGGCGCTGCCACCTGCCCTGCGCCACCGCTATGTGCACCACCGCCTGCGCGAGGCCCTGCGGGTGGCCAACTTTGGGGCCAACGGCCTCCTGCCCGTGGTTGCCTACTCCCGCCTCTCCTTCCGCCGCTCACCCCAATTTCTGGAGCTG GCTGACCTGGTGCACACCATCGGGGAGAGCGCAGCGCTGGGTGCAGCTGGACTTGTGCTCTGGGGAGACATGTCATACTCCCGCTCGGCT GagagctgtgccagcctgcgCCACTACCTTGTGTCCACCCTGGGTCCCTACGTGGCCAACGTGACGGCAGCAGCCTGGGAGTGCAGCTACGGGCAGTGCCATGGGCACGGGCGCTGCGTGCGCCGGCAGCCCCACGACCTGGGCAGCCTCCTGCACCTTGGCCCTGGCACCAGCCCGACGGCTGCTTTCCGCTGCCACTGCTACCGCGGCTGGGCCGGCGAGGGCTGTGCCCAGCGAGTCAAGCCCggccctgccacctcctgcctaTCGCCCACCCATGATCACAGCTTCTACGGGCACAACAACCTCCCGCCCGCTGACACCTGCCTACCACGGGGCACGTGGGGCTGGTGA
- the HYAL3 gene encoding hyaluronidase-3 isoform X1, whose product MDWGPRVQEVQPCSGDSDQLGRAVQGASPTGSRRHRMVLALVLWACLVLATAGGESPAPEPLAGGQPFAVVWNIPTGRCQRRFGVGLPLGDYGIMENQDSHFAGQNITIFYKNKFGLYPYLSRQGVPRNGGIPQRIPLDAHLARVARDIDHLLRPTFHGLAVVDWEEWRPLWAQNWGAKRIYRVASEQWVRDRHGLLPVQRRLKLARQEFEQAAQALMEETLLLGRTLRPGGLWGFYRFPDCFNTNWAKEANYTGQCRLVEVRRNNQLGWLWAASSALYPSIYLPPALPPALRHRYVHHRLREALRVANFGANGLLPVVAYSRLSFRRSPQFLELADLVHTIGESAALGAAGLVLWGDMSYSRSAVSTAPRCTSTRAGTWWAAGGGTGMGHTGWPHPLCSPGKGGRRDPSARAGSDWCFPPQESCASLRHYLVSTLGPYVANVTAAAWECSYGQCHGHGRCVRRQPHDLGSLLHLGPGTSPTAAFRCHCYRGWAGEGCAQRVKPGPATSCLSPTHDHSFYGHNNLPPADTCLPRGTWGW is encoded by the exons ATGGATTGGGGTCCACGTGTTCAGGAGGTGCAGCCATGCAGTGGTGACAGTGATCAGCTGGGTCGTGCTGTTCAG GGTGCCAGCCCCACGGGCAGCCGGCGACACAGGATGGTGCTGGCGCTGGTGCTGTGGGCCTGCCTGGTGCTGGCCACGGCCGGCGGGGAGAGCCCAGCACCGGAGCCCCTGGCAGGTGGCCAGCCCTTTGCCGTGGTGTGGAACATCCCCACCGGCCGCTGCCAGCGCCGCTttggtgtggggctgcccctcgGTGACTATGGCATCATGGAGAACCAGGACAGCCACTTCGCCGGCCAGAACATCACCATCTTCTACAAGAACAAGTTCGGGCTGTACCCCTACCTGTCACGGCAGGGCGTCCCCCGCAATGGGGGCATCCCCCAGCGCATCCCCCTTGATGCCCACCTTGCCAGGGTGGCCAGGGACATTGACCACCTCCTGCGTCCCACTTTCCATGGCCTGGCCGTGGTGGACTGGGAGGAGTGGAGGCCCCTCTGGGCCCAAAACTGGGGGGCCAAGAGGATTTACCGGGTGGCCTCGGAGCAGTGGGTGCGGGACCGGCATGGCCTCCTGCCGGTGCAGCGGCGGCTAAAGCTGGCCCGGCAGGAGTTTGAGCAGGCGGCGCAGGCTCTGATGGAGGAGACGCTTCTGCTGGGCCGGACCCTGCGCCCGGGGGGACTTTGGGGTTTCTACCGCTTCCCTGACTGCTTCAACACCAACTGGGCCAAGGAGGCCAACTACACCGGGCAGTGCCGGCTGGTGGAGGTGCGGCGGAACAACCAGCTGGGCTGGCTCTGGGCTGCCTCCTCCGCCCTCTACCCCAGCATCTACCTGCCGCCGGCGCTGCCACCTGCCCTGCGCCACCGCTATGTGCACCACCGCCTGCGCGAGGCCCTGCGGGTGGCCAACTTTGGGGCCAACGGCCTCCTGCCCGTGGTTGCCTACTCCCGCCTCTCCTTCCGCCGCTCACCCCAATTTCTGGAGCTG GCTGACCTGGTGCACACCATCGGGGAGAGCGCAGCGCTGGGTGCAGCTGGACTTGTGCTCTGGGGAGACATGTCATACTCCCGCTCGGCTGTGAGTACGGCCCCTCGTTGCACCAGCACCAGAGCCGGCACGTGGtgggcagcaggaggtggcacAGGCATGGGACATACGGGATGGCCACATCCCCTGTGCTCACCAGGGAAGGGTGGCCGGAGGGACCCCAGTGCCAGGGCGGGTTCTGACTGGTGCTTCCCCCCCCAGGagagctgtgccagcctgcgCCACTACCTTGTGTCCACCCTGGGTCCCTACGTGGCCAACGTGACGGCAGCAGCCTGGGAGTGCAGCTACGGGCAGTGCCATGGGCACGGGCGCTGCGTGCGCCGGCAGCCCCACGACCTGGGCAGCCTCCTGCACCTTGGCCCTGGCACCAGCCCGACGGCTGCTTTCCGCTGCCACTGCTACCGCGGCTGGGCCGGCGAGGGCTGTGCCCAGCGAGTCAAGCCCggccctgccacctcctgcctaTCGCCCACCCATGATCACAGCTTCTACGGGCACAACAACCTCCCGCCCGCTGACACCTGCCTACCACGGGGCACGTGGGGCTGGTGA
- the HYAL3 gene encoding hyaluronidase-3 isoform X2 → MRGWDPEPGASPTGSRRHRMVLALVLWACLVLATAGGESPAPEPLAGGQPFAVVWNIPTGRCQRRFGVGLPLGDYGIMENQDSHFAGQNITIFYKNKFGLYPYLSRQGVPRNGGIPQRIPLDAHLARVARDIDHLLRPTFHGLAVVDWEEWRPLWAQNWGAKRIYRVASEQWVRDRHGLLPVQRRLKLARQEFEQAAQALMEETLLLGRTLRPGGLWGFYRFPDCFNTNWAKEANYTGQCRLVEVRRNNQLGWLWAASSALYPSIYLPPALPPALRHRYVHHRLREALRVANFGANGLLPVVAYSRLSFRRSPQFLELADLVHTIGESAALGAAGLVLWGDMSYSRSAVSTAPRCTSTRAGTWWAAGGGTGMGHTGWPHPLCSPGKGGRRDPSARAGSDWCFPPQESCASLRHYLVSTLGPYVANVTAAAWECSYGQCHGHGRCVRRQPHDLGSLLHLGPGTSPTAAFRCHCYRGWAGEGCAQRVKPGPATSCLSPTHDHSFYGHNNLPPADTCLPRGTWGW, encoded by the exons ATGAGGGGCTGGGACCCTGAGCCG GGTGCCAGCCCCACGGGCAGCCGGCGACACAGGATGGTGCTGGCGCTGGTGCTGTGGGCCTGCCTGGTGCTGGCCACGGCCGGCGGGGAGAGCCCAGCACCGGAGCCCCTGGCAGGTGGCCAGCCCTTTGCCGTGGTGTGGAACATCCCCACCGGCCGCTGCCAGCGCCGCTttggtgtggggctgcccctcgGTGACTATGGCATCATGGAGAACCAGGACAGCCACTTCGCCGGCCAGAACATCACCATCTTCTACAAGAACAAGTTCGGGCTGTACCCCTACCTGTCACGGCAGGGCGTCCCCCGCAATGGGGGCATCCCCCAGCGCATCCCCCTTGATGCCCACCTTGCCAGGGTGGCCAGGGACATTGACCACCTCCTGCGTCCCACTTTCCATGGCCTGGCCGTGGTGGACTGGGAGGAGTGGAGGCCCCTCTGGGCCCAAAACTGGGGGGCCAAGAGGATTTACCGGGTGGCCTCGGAGCAGTGGGTGCGGGACCGGCATGGCCTCCTGCCGGTGCAGCGGCGGCTAAAGCTGGCCCGGCAGGAGTTTGAGCAGGCGGCGCAGGCTCTGATGGAGGAGACGCTTCTGCTGGGCCGGACCCTGCGCCCGGGGGGACTTTGGGGTTTCTACCGCTTCCCTGACTGCTTCAACACCAACTGGGCCAAGGAGGCCAACTACACCGGGCAGTGCCGGCTGGTGGAGGTGCGGCGGAACAACCAGCTGGGCTGGCTCTGGGCTGCCTCCTCCGCCCTCTACCCCAGCATCTACCTGCCGCCGGCGCTGCCACCTGCCCTGCGCCACCGCTATGTGCACCACCGCCTGCGCGAGGCCCTGCGGGTGGCCAACTTTGGGGCCAACGGCCTCCTGCCCGTGGTTGCCTACTCCCGCCTCTCCTTCCGCCGCTCACCCCAATTTCTGGAGCTG GCTGACCTGGTGCACACCATCGGGGAGAGCGCAGCGCTGGGTGCAGCTGGACTTGTGCTCTGGGGAGACATGTCATACTCCCGCTCGGCTGTGAGTACGGCCCCTCGTTGCACCAGCACCAGAGCCGGCACGTGGtgggcagcaggaggtggcacAGGCATGGGACATACGGGATGGCCACATCCCCTGTGCTCACCAGGGAAGGGTGGCCGGAGGGACCCCAGTGCCAGGGCGGGTTCTGACTGGTGCTTCCCCCCCCAGGagagctgtgccagcctgcgCCACTACCTTGTGTCCACCCTGGGTCCCTACGTGGCCAACGTGACGGCAGCAGCCTGGGAGTGCAGCTACGGGCAGTGCCATGGGCACGGGCGCTGCGTGCGCCGGCAGCCCCACGACCTGGGCAGCCTCCTGCACCTTGGCCCTGGCACCAGCCCGACGGCTGCTTTCCGCTGCCACTGCTACCGCGGCTGGGCCGGCGAGGGCTGTGCCCAGCGAGTCAAGCCCggccctgccacctcctgcctaTCGCCCACCCATGATCACAGCTTCTACGGGCACAACAACCTCCCGCCCGCTGACACCTGCCTACCACGGGGCACGTGGGGCTGGTGA
- the HYAL3 gene encoding hyaluronidase-3 isoform X4, with protein sequence MCLWGSPAPMADPRAPQAGAAALAWLGCLLHPTTSCPTALLSPQGASPTGSRRHRMVLALVLWACLVLATAGGESPAPEPLAGGQPFAVVWNIPTGRCQRRFGVGLPLGDYGIMENQDSHFAGQNITIFYKNKFGLYPYLSRQGVPRNGGIPQRIPLDAHLARVARDIDHLLRPTFHGLAVVDWEEWRPLWAQNWGAKRIYRVASEQWVRDRHGLLPVQRRLKLARQEFEQAAQALMEETLLLGRTLRPGGLWGFYRFPDCFNTNWAKEANYTGQCRLVEVRRNNQLGWLWAASSALYPSIYLPPALPPALRHRYVHHRLREALRVANFGANGLLPVVAYSRLSFRRSPQFLELADLVHTIGESAALGAAGLVLWGDMSYSRSAVSTAPRCTSTRAGTWRAVPACATTLCPPWVPTWPT encoded by the exons ATGTGCCTGTGGGGCAGCCCAGCCCCCATGGCTGATCCCAGGGCACCACAGGCTGGGGCGGCAGCGCTGGCATGGCTGGGGTGCCTGCTGCACCCCACCACCTCATGTCCCACCGCTCTCCTTTCCCCACAGGGTGCCAGCCCCACGGGCAGCCGGCGACACAGGATGGTGCTGGCGCTGGTGCTGTGGGCCTGCCTGGTGCTGGCCACGGCCGGCGGGGAGAGCCCAGCACCGGAGCCCCTGGCAGGTGGCCAGCCCTTTGCCGTGGTGTGGAACATCCCCACCGGCCGCTGCCAGCGCCGCTttggtgtggggctgcccctcgGTGACTATGGCATCATGGAGAACCAGGACAGCCACTTCGCCGGCCAGAACATCACCATCTTCTACAAGAACAAGTTCGGGCTGTACCCCTACCTGTCACGGCAGGGCGTCCCCCGCAATGGGGGCATCCCCCAGCGCATCCCCCTTGATGCCCACCTTGCCAGGGTGGCCAGGGACATTGACCACCTCCTGCGTCCCACTTTCCATGGCCTGGCCGTGGTGGACTGGGAGGAGTGGAGGCCCCTCTGGGCCCAAAACTGGGGGGCCAAGAGGATTTACCGGGTGGCCTCGGAGCAGTGGGTGCGGGACCGGCATGGCCTCCTGCCGGTGCAGCGGCGGCTAAAGCTGGCCCGGCAGGAGTTTGAGCAGGCGGCGCAGGCTCTGATGGAGGAGACGCTTCTGCTGGGCCGGACCCTGCGCCCGGGGGGACTTTGGGGTTTCTACCGCTTCCCTGACTGCTTCAACACCAACTGGGCCAAGGAGGCCAACTACACCGGGCAGTGCCGGCTGGTGGAGGTGCGGCGGAACAACCAGCTGGGCTGGCTCTGGGCTGCCTCCTCCGCCCTCTACCCCAGCATCTACCTGCCGCCGGCGCTGCCACCTGCCCTGCGCCACCGCTATGTGCACCACCGCCTGCGCGAGGCCCTGCGGGTGGCCAACTTTGGGGCCAACGGCCTCCTGCCCGTGGTTGCCTACTCCCGCCTCTCCTTCCGCCGCTCACCCCAATTTCTGGAGCTG GCTGACCTGGTGCACACCATCGGGGAGAGCGCAGCGCTGGGTGCAGCTGGACTTGTGCTCTGGGGAGACATGTCATACTCCCGCTCGGCTGTGAGTACGGCCCCTCGTTGCACCAGCACCAGAGCCGGCACGTG GagagctgtgccagcctgcgCCACTACCTTGTGTCCACCCTGGGTCCCTACGTGGCCAACGTGA
- the NAA80 gene encoding N-alpha-acetyltransferase 80, protein MGSVSEELSLVPLHQRPELLEACAKLLGEEWGKSRASRLHTLQRSSDAFPACLLLLRSQGRAEGPAAREGPCQLVGHVRLSRVAGRPRDLFVESVVVARALRGQGYGRRLMEATERWARARGFRCLHLTTHDKQHFYAHLGYALGEPVQSVAFLSPAIPAEVLRLFSTIPGTATATITRPRVPSTPPPPLPPPAAPPPPPPPTVVWARGVLAESSGESLLETPHRDAKGLPIFWMKKDI, encoded by the coding sequence ATGGGCTCTGTGTCGGAGGAGCTCAGCCTGGTCCCCCTGCACCAGAGGCCGGAGCTGCTGGAGGCCTGCGCCAAGCTGCTGGGCGAGGAGTGGGGGAAGAGCCGGGCGTCGCGGCTCCACACGCTCCAGCGCTCCTCAGATGCCTTCCccgcctgcctgctgctgctgcggagcCAGGGCCGCGCCGAGGGTCCTGCTGCCAGGGAGGGTCCCTGCCAGCTCGTGGGCCATGTCCGGCTCTCCCGTGTAGCTGGCCGTCCCCGCGACCTCTTCGTGGAGAGCGTGGTGGTGGCCCGGGCACTGCGGGGCCAGGGCTACGGGCGGCGGCTGATGGAGGCCACCGAGCGGTGGGCCCGGGCCCGGGGCTTCCGCTGCCTGCACCTCACCACCCATGATAAGCAGCATTTCTACGCCCACCTGGGCTACGCCCTGGGCGAGCCGGTGCAGAGCGTGGCCTTCCTTAGCCCTGCCATACCTGCTGAGGTGCTGCGGCTCTTCTCCACCATTCCTGGCACTGCCACCGCCACCATCACCAGGCCAAGGGTGccctccacccccccgcctcccctcccgcctcctgctgcccccccgccacccccaccgCCCACTGTAGTCTGGGCAAGGGGGGTGCTGGCCGAGAGCAGTGGAGAGAgcctcctggagaccccccaCCGCGATGCCAAAGGGCTGCCCATCTTCTGGATGAAGAAGGACATATGA